From the genome of Geminocystis herdmanii PCC 6308, one region includes:
- the sir gene encoding sulfite reductase, ferredoxin dependent: MMTASVTTPKKPSKVENLKERSNFLREPIATELQQDTTHFSEDGIQILKFHGSYQQDNRDNRVKGQEKDYQFMLRTRNPGGFIPPQLYLALENLSEEYGNQTLRVTTRQGYQIHGILKKNLKTVIGSIVKSMGSTLGACGDLNRNVMAPPAPYKNRPDYQYAWEYADKIADLLTPQTGAYYEIWLDGEKAITAEEAPEVKAYRQKNLNGTNFEASEEPIYGTHYMPRKFKCSVTVPADNSIDIYTHDLSLVVIVDKKGKLQGFNILAGGGLGRTHRKEETFARSADEIGYVAKDDIFDLVKAVVATQRDYGDRVNRRHARMKYLINDWGVEKFTAKLEEYFGKKIEAFKPLPEWKYEDYLGWNEQGDGKLFIGISVENGRVKNEGNFQLKEALKKVIAKYELPTRLTANHNIILYEIEPQWQEDISKILMDHGVEINPENVNHLTRYSMACPALPTCGLATTESERILPSILERIDSLLGKLGMKEENIVIRMTGCPNGCARPYMAELGFVGDSPNVYQMWLGGCPNQTRLAQVYVDKLNVNELEKFLEPLFVFFRDNKENNETFGQFCHRVGFEALRTFADKYKFGKKKTVTSKDKKVRKKRNEHRVSVNEEWYQKLKTTSSQQKKAMNQIVAEALEAYFTHK; this comes from the coding sequence ATAATGACAGCTAGTGTGACGACACCCAAAAAACCCTCCAAAGTCGAGAATTTAAAAGAGCGTAGTAACTTTTTAAGAGAGCCAATAGCTACAGAATTACAACAAGATACCACCCATTTTAGCGAAGATGGTATTCAAATCCTCAAATTTCACGGTTCATATCAACAGGATAACCGAGATAATCGAGTGAAAGGACAAGAAAAAGACTATCAATTTATGTTGCGCACCCGCAACCCCGGCGGTTTTATTCCCCCTCAACTCTACCTCGCCCTTGAAAATCTCTCAGAAGAATACGGCAACCAGACATTAAGGGTGACAACCAGACAGGGTTATCAAATTCACGGCATTCTCAAAAAGAATCTCAAGACTGTTATCGGTAGTATTGTGAAGAGTATGGGTTCGACTTTAGGCGCTTGTGGTGACTTAAACCGCAATGTGATGGCGCCTCCTGCACCCTATAAAAATCGCCCTGATTATCAATACGCTTGGGAATATGCAGACAAAATCGCTGATTTACTCACTCCTCAAACGGGGGCATATTACGAAATTTGGTTAGATGGAGAAAAGGCGATTACGGCGGAGGAAGCGCCCGAAGTGAAAGCCTATCGTCAAAAAAATCTCAATGGTACTAATTTTGAAGCCTCAGAAGAGCCTATCTATGGTACTCATTATATGCCTCGTAAGTTTAAATGTTCCGTTACTGTACCTGCTGATAATTCGATCGACATCTATACCCATGATCTTAGTTTAGTGGTTATAGTGGACAAAAAAGGAAAATTACAAGGGTTTAATATCCTCGCAGGAGGGGGTTTAGGGCGTACCCATCGTAAAGAAGAAACCTTTGCCCGTAGTGCTGATGAGATTGGTTATGTCGCAAAAGACGATATTTTTGATTTAGTGAAAGCAGTTGTAGCTACTCAACGGGATTATGGCGATCGTGTAAATCGTCGTCACGCACGGATGAAGTACTTAATCAACGATTGGGGAGTAGAAAAATTTACCGCTAAATTAGAAGAATATTTCGGCAAAAAAATAGAGGCTTTTAAACCACTTCCCGAATGGAAATATGAGGACTATTTAGGATGGAATGAACAAGGAGATGGTAAACTATTTATTGGTATTTCCGTTGAAAATGGGCGAGTCAAAAATGAAGGAAATTTTCAGTTAAAAGAAGCGCTCAAAAAAGTCATTGCTAAGTATGAATTGCCAACTCGCTTAACCGCTAATCATAATATTATTCTTTACGAAATTGAACCCCAATGGCAAGAAGATATTAGTAAAATTTTAATGGATCATGGAGTAGAAATTAACCCCGAAAATGTTAATCATCTTACCCGTTATTCTATGGCTTGTCCAGCACTTCCCACTTGTGGATTAGCCACCACAGAATCTGAAAGAATTTTACCTAGTATTCTCGAAAGAATTGATAGTTTATTAGGTAAGTTGGGCATGAAAGAAGAAAACATCGTTATCCGTATGACAGGATGCCCTAATGGTTGCGCCCGCCCTTATATGGCAGAATTAGGTTTTGTGGGTGACTCTCCCAACGTCTATCAAATGTGGTTGGGAGGATGTCCAAATCAAACTCGTTTAGCACAGGTTTATGTTGATAAACTGAATGTTAATGAGTTAGAGAAGTTTTTAGAACCTTTATTCGTCTTTTTCCGTGATAATAAAGAAAATAACGAAACATTTGGACAATTTTGTCATCGAGTTGGCTTTGAAGCCTTGCGCACTTTTGCTGATAAATATAAATTTGGGAAGAAAAAAACTGTGACTTCAAAAGACAAAAAAGTCCGTAAAAAGCGTAATGAGCATCGTGTTAGTGTTAATGAAGAATGGTATCAAAAATTGAAGACTACTTCTTCTCAACAGAAAAAAGCCATGAATCAAATCGTTGCCGAAGCCTTAGAAGCCTATTTTACTCATAAGTAG
- a CDS encoding ATP-binding protein yields MLKKIDNHNFHLETVSNLDEVENLLNWFEKQYQSHIPDKIWLQAQTVLIEGFTNAVRHAHEHHEQETLISLQLEINPHHLQIKIWDQGTFFDLTSALENLHTKISCNEIDLFERESQWGFIFFLKLRDEFGWSIDYTPAGQHNCMEFRSPNFYNI; encoded by the coding sequence ATGTTAAAAAAAATTGATAATCATAATTTTCACTTAGAAACTGTTAGTAATCTTGACGAAGTAGAAAATTTATTAAATTGGTTTGAAAAACAATATCAATCACATATCCCTGACAAAATTTGGTTACAGGCTCAAACAGTTTTGATTGAAGGATTTACTAATGCGGTGCGTCATGCCCATGAACATCACGAACAAGAAACATTAATTAGTTTACAATTAGAGATTAATCCTCATCATTTACAGATTAAAATTTGGGATCAAGGTACATTTTTTGATTTGACTTCAGCTTTAGAAAATTTGCACACGAAAATTAGCTGTAATGAGATTGATTTGTTTGAAAGGGAGTCTCAATGGGGTTTTATTTTTTTTCTCAAATTAAGGGATGAATTTGGTTGGTCGATCGATTATACCCCAGCGGGGCAACATAATTGTATGGAGTTTCGATCGCCCAATTTTTACAATATCTAG
- a CDS encoding vWA domain-containing protein: MIKQTSQDEEIISASRLRMRVKSPFFATLALFAQFKASYAIDTAATDGKTVFYHPEYLISLPKAQQDGLILHEILHMALLHTIRRHDRDCQLWNIACDIVVNGLIAEDKNYELPPNGIRKPEWETKSVEEIYELLLQQPDESKPSLLMPDLLNQPLADSDNGENSQQEKIDRSDNIDVELTGSIEQHKQAQLKAYWQNAMQQANIVARTTNQGKLPAGMERQFKELQSAQIDWRTYLWRYLVQTPTDFQGFDRRFISRGLYLDTLAGESVQVYVCIDTSGSISDTQMNLFCSELLGILGAYPHLQCQLYYADANIYGGYELKANDDIPKPIGGGGTSFIPFFEQVEKTRDLCLQGVCVYLTDGYGDFPREKPNLPVLWVVVPGGLDMDKFPFGEVVKIY, encoded by the coding sequence ATGATTAAACAAACGTCACAAGATGAAGAAATAATAAGTGCTTCAAGGTTAAGAATGAGGGTAAAATCCCCCTTTTTTGCTACTTTAGCCCTATTTGCTCAGTTTAAAGCCAGTTATGCCATTGATACCGCCGCTACAGATGGTAAAACAGTTTTTTATCATCCCGAATATCTAATTTCTTTACCGAAGGCACAGCAGGATGGTTTAATTTTACATGAAATCTTGCACATGGCTTTATTACATACCATTCGCCGACACGATCGAGACTGTCAGTTATGGAATATTGCTTGTGATATAGTGGTTAACGGTTTAATCGCTGAGGATAAAAATTATGAATTACCCCCCAATGGAATCCGTAAACCTGAATGGGAAACTAAAAGCGTTGAGGAGATTTACGAATTACTCTTACAACAGCCTGATGAATCTAAACCTAGTCTGTTAATGCCTGATTTACTTAATCAACCTCTTGCCGATTCTGACAACGGGGAGAATAGTCAGCAAGAAAAGATCGATCGATCTGATAATATAGATGTAGAATTAACAGGTTCGATCGAACAACATAAACAAGCCCAATTAAAAGCCTATTGGCAGAATGCTATGCAACAAGCCAATATCGTTGCTCGAACTACAAATCAGGGCAAATTACCTGCGGGGATGGAAAGGCAGTTCAAAGAATTACAATCAGCACAAATCGATTGGCGTACTTATCTTTGGCGGTATTTAGTGCAAACTCCGACAGATTTTCAAGGGTTCGATCGACGTTTTATCTCTCGTGGTTTATATTTAGATACTTTAGCTGGAGAATCCGTGCAAGTATATGTTTGTATTGATACAAGTGGTTCAATATCTGATACTCAAATGAATTTATTTTGTAGTGAATTACTGGGAATATTAGGAGCATATCCTCATCTTCAATGCCAATTATATTATGCCGATGCCAACATTTACGGCGGTTATGAACTAAAAGCTAACGATGATATTCCCAAGCCTATTGGTGGTGGTGGCACATCATTTATTCCCTTTTTTGAACAAGTAGAAAAAACCAGAGACTTATGCTTACAAGGAGTTTGTGTTTATCTAACTGACGGTTATGGAGATTTTCCTAGAGAGAAACCCAATTTACCAGTTTTATGGGTAGTTGTGCCGGGGGGATTAGATATGGATAAATTTCCCTTTGGAGAAGTAGTTAAGATTTACTAG
- a CDS encoding type II toxin-antitoxin system HicB family antitoxin — protein sequence MKSLTDYTIIVKPDDNNTFVAYVPAIKGCHGWGESEEEARSELNNVFSMIQEEYLEQGKILPNDVEIKVVAHA from the coding sequence ATGAAGTCATTGACAGATTATACGATTATAGTTAAACCTGATGATAACAATACTTTTGTTGCTTATGTTCCAGCAATTAAGGGTTGTCATGGTTGGGGTGAAAGTGAAGAGGAAGCAAGAAGTGAGTTAAATAATGTTTTCTCAATGATTCAGGAAGAATATCTTGAGCAAGGAAAAATATTACCTAATGATGTCGAAATAAAAGTTGTAGCTCATGCCTAA
- a CDS encoding polysaccharide biosynthesis/export family protein has protein sequence MESSFVNKTKTVINVFVFLLTSILMIPSSHSLPLSKGDRLQVSIPNEKYFAGVYQVNQDGALEIPFLGSVSVVGLEPYQVQQQLSELLIDRGFFPAGRLQLSIEMLKWSPIQVSISGEVYQPGLILINNREESGTDVNISREAQQITGDFPLGRFLTNAIRSAGGVLPTADIEQIVVKRGELETIVDLSGVFTGEPVDDIPLISGDQIIVPAKDHFQPQLVRPSVITPPGIKVFISNLTIPANSNATSAIGNQQEGITFPYGARFHQAVIAANCAGGIPDTNASRIAMLVRVDVLTGETSVTERKVEELLRDNNEDDDNPFLMARDGVVCYDSKVTSTRDVFRTIADILSPLSPLLIFRNIFR, from the coding sequence ATGGAGAGTTCATTTGTTAACAAGACTAAAACGGTTATTAATGTCTTTGTGTTCTTGTTGACTTCTATATTAATGATCCCATCCTCCCATAGTTTACCTTTATCTAAGGGCGATCGACTACAAGTTTCCATACCTAATGAAAAATATTTTGCAGGAGTCTATCAAGTTAATCAAGATGGGGCATTAGAAATCCCTTTTCTGGGTTCAGTGTCAGTGGTAGGATTAGAACCTTACCAAGTACAACAACAATTGTCTGAGTTGTTGATCGATCGAGGTTTTTTCCCCGCTGGAAGACTACAACTAAGTATCGAAATGTTGAAATGGTCGCCCATACAAGTTAGTATTAGCGGAGAAGTCTATCAGCCCGGATTGATACTCATTAATAATCGAGAAGAATCAGGCACGGATGTAAACATTTCCAGAGAAGCCCAACAGATAACAGGAGACTTTCCTTTAGGGCGTTTTTTAACCAATGCCATTCGATCGGCTGGAGGGGTTTTACCAACGGCGGATATAGAACAAATTGTCGTCAAAAGAGGAGAGTTAGAGACGATCGTTGATCTTTCGGGAGTATTTACTGGCGAACCAGTGGACGATATACCCTTAATATCGGGCGATCAAATTATAGTTCCTGCCAAAGACCATTTTCAACCCCAATTAGTTCGCCCTTCCGTCATTACTCCCCCCGGTATCAAAGTTTTTATTTCTAATTTGACGATTCCTGCCAATAGTAATGCCACCTCCGCCATCGGCAATCAACAAGAAGGCATTACTTTTCCCTATGGCGCTCGTTTTCATCAAGCGGTTATCGCCGCTAACTGTGCCGGTGGTATCCCTGATACCAATGCCTCTCGTATCGCTATGTTAGTCAGAGTTGATGTTCTGACAGGGGAAACTTCTGTCACCGAAAGAAAAGTTGAAGAATTACTCCGTGATAACAACGAAGATGACGATAATCCTTTTTTAATGGCAAGAGATGGCGTTGTCTGTTACGATTCAAAAGTAACTAGCACCAGAGATGTTTTCCGTACGATCGCCGATATACTTAGCCCTCTCAGCCCTCTTTTAATCTTTAGAAATATTTTTCGCTAA
- the speA gene encoding biosynthetic arginine decarboxylase, whose protein sequence is MTDFWTIEDSNKLYQIQGWGEPYFSINEQGNIAVSTRGDDDKIDLFELVESLKKRDVHLPLLIRFSDMLDDRLKRLHDCMNEAIDRYNYDNVYRGVYPIKCNQHKQLVEALVEYGKPYNFGLEVGSKPELMIALATLEVDKNGQRLLICNGYKDKEYLETALLAQQLGHNLIIVIEQISELYIILKLAQKLNLKPNLGVRAKLQTKGSGHWGNSTGEKAKFGLTIPEILTVVNKLKSEDKLDCLKLLHFHIGSQISSIAVIKDAIREASQIYVQLSKMGAGMKYLDVGGGLAVDYDGSKTNFYASKNYNMQNYANDIVAAVKETCDENNIPSPILVSESGRAITSHHSVLIFNVVSSNNPPLEIPKPTEEKEHLIIRNLWETYETIDEENYQEMYHDAVQFKDEAISLFNFGYLSLLDRAKAEQLYWGCCHKIYQITKNETYVSDDLNDLNDLMIATYYINLSVFQSAPDAWAIDQLFPVLPIHRLNEKPTVKGVLADLTCDSDGKIDKFIDLLDVKNALELHPLKPLEAKDIDNKENTNFQPYYLGMFLVGAYQEIMGNLHNLFGDINVIHIQNKEENYQIKYVVKGDTVTDVLKYVEYSAEDLTEKLRCLTENALLEKQIDLEKSQLLIKNYEENLRSYTYLT, encoded by the coding sequence ATGACTGATTTTTGGACGATCGAAGACAGTAATAAACTTTATCAAATTCAAGGTTGGGGTGAACCTTATTTTTCTATTAATGAACAAGGTAATATTGCGGTTTCGACTAGGGGTGATGATGATAAAATTGATTTATTTGAATTAGTCGAAAGTTTGAAAAAAAGAGATGTTCATTTACCGTTATTAATCCGTTTTTCTGATATGTTAGACGATCGACTTAAACGGTTACATGACTGTATGAATGAGGCGATCGATCGATATAATTATGATAACGTTTATCGGGGAGTTTATCCCATCAAATGTAACCAACATAAGCAATTAGTAGAAGCATTAGTAGAATATGGAAAACCCTATAACTTTGGCTTGGAAGTCGGCTCAAAACCAGAATTAATGATTGCTTTAGCCACCTTAGAAGTGGATAAAAATGGACAAAGATTATTAATTTGTAATGGTTATAAAGATAAAGAATACTTAGAAACTGCCCTTTTAGCACAACAATTAGGGCATAATTTAATTATCGTTATCGAGCAAATAAGTGAACTATATATTATACTAAAATTAGCCCAAAAATTAAACCTAAAACCAAACCTTGGAGTGAGGGCAAAACTACAAACAAAAGGCTCAGGGCATTGGGGTAATTCCACAGGAGAAAAAGCCAAATTTGGTTTAACAATTCCCGAAATTTTAACGGTAGTAAATAAGCTCAAATCCGAAGATAAATTAGACTGTTTAAAACTCTTACATTTTCATATTGGCTCACAAATTTCCTCCATTGCCGTCATTAAAGATGCCATTAGAGAAGCCAGTCAAATTTATGTGCAATTAAGCAAAATGGGCGCAGGAATGAAATATTTAGACGTTGGCGGTGGTTTAGCTGTGGACTATGATGGTTCAAAAACCAATTTCTACGCTTCTAAAAACTATAATATGCAAAATTATGCCAATGATATAGTCGCCGCCGTTAAAGAAACCTGTGATGAAAACAATATCCCTTCTCCCATTTTAGTTAGTGAAAGTGGTAGAGCGATTACTTCTCATCATTCTGTGTTAATTTTTAATGTTGTAAGTAGTAATAATCCTCCCTTAGAAATACCTAAACCTACGGAAGAAAAAGAACATTTAATTATCCGCAATTTATGGGAAACTTACGAGACGATTGACGAAGAAAATTATCAAGAAATGTATCATGATGCGGTGCAATTTAAAGATGAAGCCATTAGTTTATTTAACTTTGGTTATTTAAGTTTACTCGATCGAGCTAAAGCAGAACAATTATATTGGGGATGTTGCCATAAAATCTATCAAATTACCAAAAATGAGACTTATGTTAGTGATGATTTAAACGACTTAAATGATTTAATGATTGCTACTTATTATATCAATTTATCAGTGTTTCAGTCAGCCCCTGATGCTTGGGCGATCGATCAATTATTTCCAGTTTTACCTATTCATAGATTGAACGAAAAACCAACAGTAAAAGGAGTTTTAGCTGATTTAACCTGTGATAGTGACGGAAAAATTGACAAATTTATTGACTTATTAGATGTCAAAAATGCCTTAGAATTACATCCATTAAAACCCCTAGAAGCAAAAGATATTGATAATAAGGAAAACACCAATTTTCAACCCTACTATTTAGGAATGTTTTTAGTAGGTGCTTATCAAGAAATTATGGGTAATTTGCATAACCTATTTGGAGATATAAATGTTATCCATATTCAGAATAAAGAAGAAAATTATCAAATCAAATATGTAGTAAAAGGAGACACCGTTACCGATGTTTTAAAATATGTCGAATATTCAGCGGAAGACTTAACCGAAAAACTCAGATGTTTAACAGAAAATGCCCTCTTAGAAAAACAAATTGATTTAGAAAAATCTCAACTTTTAATCAAAAACTACGAAGAAAATTTGCGTAGTTATACTTATTTAACTTAA
- a CDS encoding type II toxin-antitoxin system HicA family toxin gives MEKVAKKLGFQKVRQKGSHARWQHIDGRATTIPIHGNAEIGGWLFKEILSQLGVTEEEFNQLK, from the coding sequence ATAGAAAAAGTAGCAAAAAAATTGGGTTTTCAAAAAGTTCGTCAAAAAGGCAGTCATGCCCGTTGGCAACATATTGACGGAAGGGCGACAACAATTCCTATTCATGGTAATGCAGAAATTGGCGGTTGGTTATTCAAGGAAATTTTAAGTCAGTTAGGCGTGACAGAAGAAGAATTTAACCAACTTAAATAA
- a CDS encoding exonuclease domain-containing protein, whose amino-acid sequence MNFIVIDTEGSDTLREIAIINQDGKLIYEAFVKTRGSTTKRLNHKALTEIIKDLQNILPNKTIICHNAQHDRTIIKNSFRRCRQQLPQAQFICTLELAQQKYPKLNSYQLGNLCRRFFLQVDNLYFQKVQAHRARYDAQFTLQLYLYLTSHSQIENNTPMAVEQIVTTPSVKNPFSSSRVDDPYQNHLDFEHIYRSQFYHLKSLVEEIKQDRENQQSRGALILGEAGSGKTHLMMRLAKATLITHRLLYVRQPNNANSVMHHIYSRILESFAQRVDIEGSQRTQLDLLLARVFTNILKIIQQEDKTQKLEQIIEQLQNDSLILFDRLGGENTQKNRDNWRYIEIKITQWWESNYSASGYAPNILKGIIKYCSYRDPNIKDKIRRWLTGNELDSQICEDIGLNNWQEDNLSREDFALEGIRLFGQLSTLDEPLIIIFDQLEYLIHQPDILTSFGNALREIITHVPHSLIVVNLFPDRWQSFQGYFDDSTIDRLSINQLILQTPSADELRRMLAMKCKKVGTTLETLFQPQDLQVILRQFSIRKVINKASDYYHYRVLNLPLPEELPSKNNISVEEKLVSLENALRQIAHICKPLLTDNNVELLIPENQINVNVKSQLEEENEEFNLTIEMKDKNTIKINNIKQTSSENNVLISVENTILNYLEENEGLIADNYHNPYIITDDDEYGKLVTIIEAFKSYDSSINMDHLTLGRKVIPENLLINKNKLKLAVGFLNIGGSAFTNRIKNFNQLVISNRNIKFYLLRDEKEGYITGKIGLQEIDKLNYTENGLFLMIDKEARVIFELIYKMIVAINQNDLEVSIVDAIQVVLNRYANYWLIREIFAT is encoded by the coding sequence ATGAATTTTATCGTTATCGATACCGAAGGAAGCGACACCCTCAGAGAAATAGCTATTATCAATCAAGACGGAAAGTTAATTTACGAAGCCTTTGTCAAAACAAGAGGGAGTACAACAAAAAGACTAAATCACAAAGCCTTAACAGAAATCATTAAAGACTTACAAAACATCTTACCGAATAAAACCATTATCTGTCATAACGCTCAACACGATCGAACTATTATTAAAAATAGTTTCCGCCGATGCCGCCAACAATTACCTCAAGCACAATTTATTTGCACCCTTGAATTAGCACAACAAAAATACCCCAAACTTAATAGTTATCAACTGGGCAACCTCTGCCGTAGATTCTTCCTGCAAGTGGATAATCTTTATTTTCAAAAAGTTCAAGCCCATCGCGCTCGTTATGATGCACAATTTACCTTACAATTATACTTATACCTAACTTCTCACTCTCAAATAGAAAATAATACACCTATGGCAGTCGAACAAATTGTAACAACACCATCAGTAAAAAATCCCTTTAGTAGCAGTCGTGTGGATGATCCCTATCAAAATCATTTAGACTTTGAACATATATACAGAAGCCAATTCTATCACCTAAAATCCCTAGTGGAAGAAATCAAGCAAGATAGAGAAAACCAACAGAGTCGGGGTGCATTGATACTCGGAGAAGCAGGAAGTGGAAAAACTCACCTGATGATGCGGTTAGCCAAAGCCACATTAATAACCCATCGCCTCTTATATGTGCGTCAACCCAACAATGCTAACTCCGTAATGCACCACATTTACTCAAGGATATTAGAAAGTTTTGCCCAAAGAGTTGACATCGAAGGCAGTCAACGCACCCAATTAGATTTACTCTTAGCTCGTGTTTTTACTAATATTTTAAAAATAATTCAACAGGAAGATAAAACCCAAAAATTAGAGCAAATAATTGAACAATTACAAAATGATAGTCTAATTTTGTTCGATCGATTAGGAGGAGAAAATACTCAAAAAAATAGGGATAATTGGCGATATATAGAAATTAAAATAACTCAATGGTGGGAAAGTAATTATTCTGCTAGTGGTTACGCACCCAATATTCTTAAAGGTATCATCAAATATTGTAGCTATAGAGATCCTAATATCAAAGATAAAATCAGAAGATGGTTAACAGGCAATGAATTAGACAGTCAAATTTGTGAGGATATAGGCTTAAATAATTGGCAAGAAGATAATCTTAGCAGAGAAGATTTTGCCTTAGAAGGAATCCGTTTATTTGGGCAATTATCTACCCTTGATGAACCATTAATTATTATCTTTGATCAACTTGAATATCTTATTCATCAACCCGATATTCTCACCAGTTTTGGCAATGCTTTAAGGGAAATTATAACCCATGTTCCCCATTCCTTAATTGTAGTTAATCTTTTCCCGGATCGTTGGCAAAGTTTTCAGGGGTATTTTGATGATTCTACCATTGACAGATTATCTATTAATCAACTAATTTTACAAACTCCTTCGGCGGATGAATTAAGAAGAATGTTAGCAATGAAATGCAAAAAAGTAGGCACAACTTTAGAGACATTATTTCAACCCCAAGATTTACAAGTAATTTTGAGACAATTTTCCATCAGAAAAGTAATTAATAAAGCATCAGACTATTATCATTATCGAGTTTTAAACTTACCTTTACCCGAAGAATTACCATCTAAAAACAATATCTCTGTAGAAGAAAAATTAGTTAGCTTAGAAAATGCTTTAAGGCAAATTGCCCATATTTGCAAACCGTTATTAACTGATAATAACGTAGAATTATTAATACCAGAAAACCAAATTAATGTTAATGTTAAAAGTCAATTAGAAGAGGAAAACGAAGAATTTAATCTTACTATTGAAATGAAAGATAAAAACACAATAAAAATTAATAATATTAAACAGACATCTTCAGAAAATAATGTACTCATATCTGTAGAAAACACCATTTTAAATTACCTAGAAGAAAATGAAGGTTTAATTGCTGACAATTATCACAATCCTTATATTATTACTGATGATGATGAGTATGGAAAATTAGTAACAATTATAGAGGCATTTAAAAGCTATGATTCAAGTATAAATATGGATCATTTAACTTTAGGGAGAAAGGTAATTCCAGAAAATTTATTAATCAACAAAAATAAGCTAAAATTAGCAGTTGGTTTTCTGAATATTGGTGGTTCAGCTTTTACTAATAGAATCAAAAATTTTAATCAATTGGTTATATCTAATCGTAATATTAAATTTTATTTATTAAGAGATGAAAAAGAGGGTTACATTACTGGAAAAATAGGATTACAAGAAATTGATAAGTTAAATTATACTGAAAATGGCTTATTTTTAATGATAGATAAAGAAGCAAGAGTTATTTTTGAATTAATTTATAAAATGATCGTAGCAATTAATCAAAATGATTTAGAAGTTAGTATAGTTGATGCTATTCAAGTTGTTTTAAATAGGTATGCAAATTACTGGTTAATCAGAGAGATTTTTGCTACTTAA